Proteins encoded in a region of the Rhodococcus qingshengii JCM 15477 genome:
- a CDS encoding DUF6262 family protein produces the protein MTDTRTDRLLTARRQASRDKHAHALRALDQLVRSGTRITYARVAREAGVSTWLLYNQPELTTAIRDAMAQQSPPRHPPGPLTSGDSLRTDLELARHEIAALRTSERKLRERLQRTLGNEIEQIDHSQLAARIADLEALVANLRVDNAQLRETNTRLVELTDQQRDDLETANILLRRYMKEASRSHP, from the coding sequence GCACCGACAGGCTCCTCACGGCCCGCCGACAAGCCAGCCGCGACAAACACGCCCACGCCCTCCGCGCACTCGACCAGCTGGTGCGATCCGGTACCCGGATCACCTACGCGCGGGTCGCCCGCGAGGCCGGCGTGTCGACGTGGCTGCTCTACAACCAGCCGGAGCTGACGACCGCAATCCGGGACGCGATGGCCCAACAGAGCCCACCCCGACACCCGCCAGGCCCCCTCACGTCCGGGGACAGCCTGCGCACCGACCTCGAACTCGCCCGGCACGAGATCGCCGCGCTCCGCACCTCCGAACGCAAGCTCCGTGAGCGGCTGCAACGCACCCTCGGCAACGAAATCGAACAGATCGACCACTCCCAGCTGGCCGCTCGCATCGCCGACCTCGAGGCCCTCGTCGCCAACCTGCGTGTCGACAACGCGCAGCTACGCGAAACCAATACTCGGTTGGTCGAGCTGACCGACCAGCAACGCGACGACCTCGAGACCGCGAACATCCTGCTCCGCCGGTACATGAAAGAAGCCAGCCGCTCGCACCCATGA
- a CDS encoding recombinase family protein, with amino-acid sequence MLLGYARVSTADQNPAHQIDALRRAGVTTENIHVDHVSGAKASRPQLDVVLALLDDGDILVITHLDRLSRSVLHLITLGADLRKRGVGLKVLEQGIDTATAEGRAMFEMLSVLAELQRELAVNNVREGVAAARTRGRKGGRPPKLTDDQVQLAQQLYDGGEHTVVQIADMLGVPRTTVYGHLNKAAAAKTTGTVSLATTPEPAAPESGSVSGTVPRPSRTRRTTRACPTCRHEPATRAEAAHQRDDLAVSWLRPDKDRRGELVAQHHCRQCEPDLPVFDVACALCGDGPILTGELATAARTVLPVPVQRWLADAGWCTSPTLLCPDHSLQSR; translated from the coding sequence ATGCTGCTCGGATATGCCCGGGTCTCGACCGCAGATCAGAACCCTGCCCACCAGATCGACGCGCTGCGCCGGGCGGGGGTTACCACTGAAAACATTCACGTCGATCACGTCAGCGGCGCGAAGGCCTCCCGCCCTCAGTTGGATGTGGTGCTCGCCCTGTTGGACGACGGCGACATCCTGGTCATCACGCACCTGGATCGGCTCAGTCGTTCGGTGCTGCACCTGATCACGCTCGGCGCCGACCTGCGCAAGCGCGGGGTAGGTTTGAAGGTTCTCGAGCAGGGCATCGACACCGCCACCGCCGAGGGCCGGGCGATGTTCGAAATGCTGTCGGTTTTGGCCGAACTCCAGCGTGAGCTCGCCGTGAACAATGTCCGGGAAGGTGTGGCGGCGGCCAGGACTCGCGGCCGCAAGGGCGGACGCCCACCGAAACTCACCGACGATCAGGTCCAGCTCGCGCAGCAACTCTACGACGGCGGTGAACACACCGTTGTCCAGATCGCCGACATGTTGGGCGTGCCTCGCACTACCGTCTACGGGCATCTGAACAAAGCCGCAGCAGCAAAAACTACTGGAACAGTCTCTCTCGCAACAACTCCCGAGCCCGCGGCTCCGGAGTCCGGTTCGGTATCCGGCACTGTCCCCCGGCCGAGCCGGACACGCAGGACAACCCGCGCCTGCCCCACTTGCAGGCACGAACCGGCCACCCGAGCCGAGGCGGCGCATCAGCGCGACGATCTCGCGGTGAGCTGGCTTCGTCCCGACAAAGACCGGCGTGGCGAGCTGGTAGCCCAACATCATTGTCGCCAGTGCGAACCCGACCTGCCGGTCTTCGACGTTGCCTGCGCCCTGTGCGGAGATGGCCCCATCCTCACCGGAGAGCTCGCCACCGCGGCAAGAACAGTGTTACCCGTACCGGTGCAACGGTGGCTCGCCGACGCCGGCTGGTGCACCTCGCCAACACTTCTGTGCCCCGACCATTCTCTCCAAAGCCGATAG